One Roseburia rectibacter DNA window includes the following coding sequences:
- a CDS encoding PadR family transcriptional regulator gives MLNKSLIQGSLSMLILRLLDEKDMYGYEMIETLRKRSENVFELKAGSLYPLLHALEANNLVTVYEDDASGKMRKYYHITGEGKRILKEKKDEWNTYAAAVTNVLSCKAMEMCI, from the coding sequence ATGTTAAACAAATCATTGATTCAGGGTAGTCTTTCCATGCTGATCTTACGGCTTTTAGACGAGAAAGACATGTATGGTTACGAAATGATCGAAACATTAAGGAAAAGATCGGAAAATGTATTTGAATTAAAAGCGGGATCTCTTTATCCGCTTTTGCATGCCTTAGAGGCAAACAATCTTGTTACGGTCTATGAGGATGATGCAAGTGGGAAAATGCGCAAATATTATCACATTACCGGAGAAGGAAAACGTATTTTAAAAGAGAAAAAAGACGAATGGAATACGTATGCCGCAGCAGTTACAAATGTATTGTCATGTAAAGCCATGGAAATGTGTATTTGA